A part of Falco cherrug isolate bFalChe1 chromosome 16, bFalChe1.pri, whole genome shotgun sequence genomic DNA contains:
- the CAMK1G gene encoding calcium/calmodulin-dependent protein kinase type 1G isoform X1: MGRKEEDDSSSWKKQTSNIRKTFIFMEALGSGAFSEVFLVKQRSTGKLFALKCIKKSPLTRDSSLENEIAVLKKIKHENIVTLEDIYESTTHFYLVMQLVSGGELFDRILERGVYTEKDASVVIHQVLTAVKYLHENGIVHRDLKPENLLYLTPEENSKIMITDFGLSKMEQNGIMSTACGTPGYVAPEVLAQKPYSKAVDCWSIGVITYILLCGYPPFYEETESKLFEKIKEGYYEFESPFWDDISESAKDFIRHLLEKNPNKRFTCEEALRHPWINGNTALHRDIYPSVSAQIQKNFAKSKWRQAFNAAAVVHHMRKLHMNGHAAAENSPPVIQVSEASRPDTAMVATQPEAPNEDKDASLPLVPTQGCPNPPTQLEQDTGMTETKLQSHSENGALPAGSHLVLPDNYSPPTRTSCGCSPACMGHEKTKTSFCSETVLLKKSAKSHSHFKSEVIVPMKTSKHSSHCGTGQTGVCLIM; encoded by the exons ATGGGTCGCAAGGAAGAGGACGACAGCAGCTCCTGGAAGAAACAGACGAGCAACATCcgaaaaacattcattttcatgGAGGCCCTGGGATC aggtGCCTTTTCAGAAGTTTTCCTAGTGAAGCAAAGAAGCACTGGCAAGCTCTTTGCTCTGAAATGCATCAAGAAGTCTCCTCTCACAAGGGATAGCAGCTTGGAGAACGAAATAGCAGTGTTGAAAAA AATAAAGCATGAAAACATCGTGACTTTAGAAGATATTTATGAGAGCACAACCCACTTCTACCTGGTCATGCAGCT GGTATCCGGGGGAGAGCTGTTCGACCGAATTTTGGAACGAGGAGTTTACACTGAGAAAGATGCAAGTGTGGTGATCCACCAGGTCCTGACAGCAGTGAAGTACCTCCATGAAAACGGAATAGTTCACCGTGACCTGAAG CCTGAAAACCTTCTTTACCTTACTCCTGAAGAGAACTCCAAAATCATGATCACGGATTTTGGCTTGTCTAAAATGGAACAGAACGGCATCATGTCCACTGCCTGTGGGACTCCGGGATACGTTG ctccTGAAGTCCTTGCCCAGAAACCATACAGCAAAGCCGTAGACTGCTGGTCCATCGGGGTCATCACCTACATCCT GCTGTGCGGGTATCCTCCTTTCTACGAAGAGACCGAATCCAAACTGTTTGAAAAGATTAAGGAAGGCTACTATGAGTTCGAGTCTCCGTTTTGGGATGATATCTCCGAGTCAG CCAAGGATTTCATCAGACACTTACtggagaaaaacccaaacaagagGTTTACCTGTGAAGAAGCCCTGCGGCACCCATG GATTAATGGAAATACAGCCCTTCACCGTGACATATACCCATCTGTCAGCGCTCAGATTCAGAAAAACTTTGCAAAGAGCAAATGGAGG CAAGCCTTCAACGCCGCGGCCGTCGTGCACCACATGAGAAAGCTCCACATGAACGGTCATGCGGCGGCTGAAAACAGCCCCCCGGTTATACAAGTCTCAGAGGCGTCCAGACCCGACACAGCCATGGTGGCCACCCAGCCAGAAGCACCAAATGAAGACAAGGATGCATCGCTCCCCCTGGTCCCCACGCAGGGCTGCCCGAACCCTCCCACGCAGCTGGAGCAAGACACAGGAATGACAGAGACGAAGCTGCAAAGCCACTCGGAGAACGGAGCACTGCCCGCGGGCAGCCACCTGGTCCTGCCGGATAACTATAGCCCACCCACCAGAACTTCTTGTGGCTGCAGTCCAGCCTGCATGGGGCACGAGAAAACAAAGACCTCCTTCTGCTCCGAGACTGTGCTGcttaaaaaatctgcaaaatccCA CAGTCATTTCAAATCAGAAGTTATTGTTCCAATGAAAACCAGTAAACACTCTTCTCACTGTGGCACTGGGCAAACTGGAGTCTGTTTGATCATGTGA
- the CAMK1G gene encoding calcium/calmodulin-dependent protein kinase type 1G isoform X2 has protein sequence MGRKEEDDSSSWKKQTSNIRKTFIFMEALGSGAFSEVFLVKQRSTGKLFALKCIKKSPLTRDSSLENEIAVLKKIKHENIVTLEDIYESTTHFYLVMQLVSGGELFDRILERGVYTEKDASVVIHQVLTAVKYLHENGIVHRDLKPENLLYLTPEENSKIMITDFGLSKMEQNGIMSTACGTPGYVAPEVLAQKPYSKAVDCWSIGVITYILLCGYPPFYEETESKLFEKIKEGYYEFESPFWDDISESAKDFIRHLLEKNPNKRFTCEEALRHPWINGNTALHRDIYPSVSAQIQKNFAKSKWRQAFNAAAVVHHMRKLHMNGHAAAENSPPVIQVSEASRPDTAMVATQPEAPNEDKDASLPLVPTQGCPNPPTQLEQDTGMTETKLQSHSENGALPAGSHLVLPDNYSPPTRTSCGCSPACMGHEKTKTSFCSETVLLKKSAKSHHFKSEVIVPMKTSKHSSHCGTGQTGVCLIM, from the exons ATGGGTCGCAAGGAAGAGGACGACAGCAGCTCCTGGAAGAAACAGACGAGCAACATCcgaaaaacattcattttcatgGAGGCCCTGGGATC aggtGCCTTTTCAGAAGTTTTCCTAGTGAAGCAAAGAAGCACTGGCAAGCTCTTTGCTCTGAAATGCATCAAGAAGTCTCCTCTCACAAGGGATAGCAGCTTGGAGAACGAAATAGCAGTGTTGAAAAA AATAAAGCATGAAAACATCGTGACTTTAGAAGATATTTATGAGAGCACAACCCACTTCTACCTGGTCATGCAGCT GGTATCCGGGGGAGAGCTGTTCGACCGAATTTTGGAACGAGGAGTTTACACTGAGAAAGATGCAAGTGTGGTGATCCACCAGGTCCTGACAGCAGTGAAGTACCTCCATGAAAACGGAATAGTTCACCGTGACCTGAAG CCTGAAAACCTTCTTTACCTTACTCCTGAAGAGAACTCCAAAATCATGATCACGGATTTTGGCTTGTCTAAAATGGAACAGAACGGCATCATGTCCACTGCCTGTGGGACTCCGGGATACGTTG ctccTGAAGTCCTTGCCCAGAAACCATACAGCAAAGCCGTAGACTGCTGGTCCATCGGGGTCATCACCTACATCCT GCTGTGCGGGTATCCTCCTTTCTACGAAGAGACCGAATCCAAACTGTTTGAAAAGATTAAGGAAGGCTACTATGAGTTCGAGTCTCCGTTTTGGGATGATATCTCCGAGTCAG CCAAGGATTTCATCAGACACTTACtggagaaaaacccaaacaagagGTTTACCTGTGAAGAAGCCCTGCGGCACCCATG GATTAATGGAAATACAGCCCTTCACCGTGACATATACCCATCTGTCAGCGCTCAGATTCAGAAAAACTTTGCAAAGAGCAAATGGAGG CAAGCCTTCAACGCCGCGGCCGTCGTGCACCACATGAGAAAGCTCCACATGAACGGTCATGCGGCGGCTGAAAACAGCCCCCCGGTTATACAAGTCTCAGAGGCGTCCAGACCCGACACAGCCATGGTGGCCACCCAGCCAGAAGCACCAAATGAAGACAAGGATGCATCGCTCCCCCTGGTCCCCACGCAGGGCTGCCCGAACCCTCCCACGCAGCTGGAGCAAGACACAGGAATGACAGAGACGAAGCTGCAAAGCCACTCGGAGAACGGAGCACTGCCCGCGGGCAGCCACCTGGTCCTGCCGGATAACTATAGCCCACCCACCAGAACTTCTTGTGGCTGCAGTCCAGCCTGCATGGGGCACGAGAAAACAAAGACCTCCTTCTGCTCCGAGACTGTGCTGcttaaaaaatctgcaaaatccCA TCATTTCAAATCAGAAGTTATTGTTCCAATGAAAACCAGTAAACACTCTTCTCACTGTGGCACTGGGCAAACTGGAGTCTGTTTGATCATGTGA